Proteins encoded together in one Paracidovorax wautersii window:
- the pdxA gene encoding 4-hydroxythreonine-4-phosphate dehydrogenase PdxA, protein MTAELPIAITPGDPAGIGPEIVARAFRDAPQDLRGCFVAGEPATLRRAAQCISAAGDTSLPVAVIASASEVAGLPPRCLPVLPLPGLPGPLPYGQVSAEAGRAAAECVVWAARAALRGEIAALVTAPLHKEALFAAGVDYPGHTELLQAEAARHHGVPLQKMPVRMMLANDELRTVLVSIHVSLRQALDAVTRENVLRTLRITHTALARSLGRTPRIGVAGLNPHAGEGGLFGREELDAIAPAIADARAEGIDAVGPFAPDTIFMRARHTPQRAGEFDVVLAMYHDQGLIPVKYLGVDKGVNVTLGLPLVRTSPDHGTAFDIAGQGIADAGSLVEAVREARRLVRG, encoded by the coding sequence ATGACCGCTGAGCTTCCCATCGCCATCACCCCCGGCGACCCGGCCGGTATCGGGCCCGAGATCGTCGCCCGGGCGTTCCGCGACGCGCCGCAGGACCTCCGCGGCTGCTTCGTCGCCGGAGAGCCAGCCACCCTGCGCCGGGCCGCGCAGTGCATCTCGGCGGCGGGCGACACCAGCCTGCCGGTGGCGGTCATCGCCTCGGCGTCCGAGGTGGCCGGGTTGCCACCGCGCTGTCTGCCCGTTCTGCCTTTGCCCGGCCTGCCGGGGCCGCTGCCTTACGGACAGGTCAGCGCCGAGGCTGGCAGGGCCGCTGCGGAGTGCGTGGTCTGGGCTGCGCGCGCGGCGTTGCGCGGCGAGATCGCCGCGTTGGTCACCGCGCCGTTGCACAAGGAGGCGTTGTTCGCAGCCGGCGTGGACTATCCCGGCCACACCGAACTGCTGCAGGCGGAGGCCGCGCGCCACCACGGCGTACCCCTGCAGAAGATGCCCGTTCGGATGATGCTGGCCAACGACGAGCTGCGCACGGTGCTGGTCAGCATCCATGTGTCCCTGCGGCAGGCGCTGGATGCGGTGACGCGCGAGAATGTGCTGCGCACGCTGCGCATCACCCACACGGCGCTGGCGCGCAGCCTGGGCCGTACGCCGCGCATCGGCGTGGCCGGGCTCAATCCGCATGCGGGGGAGGGCGGCCTTTTCGGCCGCGAGGAACTGGACGCCATCGCGCCCGCGATCGCCGACGCCCGCGCCGAAGGCATCGACGCGGTGGGCCCCTTCGCGCCGGACACCATCTTCATGCGGGCGCGCCACACGCCGCAGCGCGCTGGGGAGTTTGACGTGGTACTGGCGATGTACCACGACCAAGGACTGATTCCGGTGAAGTACCTGGGCGTGGACAAGGGCGTGAACGTGACCCTGGGGCTGCCGCTGGTGCGTACCAGCCCGGACCACGGCACGGCGTTCGACATTGCCGGCCAGGGCATCGCGGACGCCGGCAGCCTCGTCGAGGCCGTCCGAGAAGCGCGTCGTCTGGTACGCGGCTGA
- a CDS encoding Nif3-like dinuclear metal center hexameric protein: MSSITREDLQARFDGLLQPERFKDYGPNGLQVEGKPRIERIVSGVTASRALIEAAIDHRADAVFVHHGLFWRGQDGRVTGWMKQRLRLLLANDINLFAYHLPLDAHAEWGNNAQLGRVLGLQADRRFGEQDLGFAAPATFDGPQALADHVQQALGRSVTVVAHATDGTARPIRRVAWCTGGAQGYFESAVAAGADAFITGEISEPQAHLARETGVAFIAAGHHATERYGAPALASHVAAELGLEHVFIDIDNPA, from the coding sequence ATGAGCAGCATCACCCGAGAAGATCTGCAGGCCCGCTTCGACGGCCTGCTGCAGCCCGAGCGCTTCAAGGACTACGGCCCCAACGGGCTGCAGGTCGAGGGCAAACCGCGCATCGAGCGCATCGTCAGCGGCGTCACCGCCAGCCGGGCGCTGATCGAAGCCGCCATCGACCACCGCGCGGACGCCGTCTTCGTTCACCACGGCCTGTTCTGGCGCGGGCAGGACGGCCGCGTCACCGGCTGGATGAAGCAGCGCCTGCGCCTGCTGCTGGCGAATGACATCAACCTCTTCGCCTACCACCTGCCCCTGGATGCGCATGCCGAGTGGGGCAACAACGCCCAGCTGGGCCGCGTGCTCGGCCTGCAGGCCGACCGCCGGTTCGGCGAGCAGGACCTGGGCTTTGCGGCGCCCGCCACCTTCGATGGCCCGCAAGCCCTGGCCGACCATGTGCAACAGGCGCTGGGCCGCAGCGTGACCGTGGTGGCGCATGCGACGGACGGCACGGCCCGCCCGATCCGCCGCGTGGCCTGGTGCACCGGCGGCGCCCAAGGCTACTTCGAGTCCGCCGTCGCTGCCGGTGCGGATGCCTTCATCACCGGCGAGATCTCCGAACCCCAGGCCCATCTGGCGCGCGAGACCGGTGTCGCCTTCATCGCTGCCGGCCACCACGCCACCGAGCGCTACGGCGCGCCGGCCCTGGCCTCCCATGTGGCGGCCGAACTGGGGCTGGAGCACGTGTTCATCGACATCGACAACCCGGCCTGA
- a CDS encoding MFS transporter, with translation MTTVTSASPLSDAALHRPLNRRDYQTLGLSALGGTLEFYDFVVFVFFAKILGALFFPVDMPDWLRQLQTLGIFAAGYLARPLGGIIIAHYGDKLGRKKMFTLSIFLMSVPTLVIGLLPTYAVIGIAAPLLLLAMRILQGAAIGGEMPGAWVFVAEHVPQRHYGFAVGTLTAGITGGILLGSLIAVGLNTWYTPAEINDWAWRIPFILGGVFGLVSVYLRRFLEETPIFQEMAERKKIARELPVKTILREHRPSIALVALMTWVLSTAIVVVILFTPVYLQTVFQIPAALALKANVGATLTLTIGCALTGWASDRFGTKAVMLVGWGGLAITSYIFYMGLPGTPESLVWTYALVGFFVGTISMLPIVGVRAFPPEVRFSGLSFSYNMAYAVFGGMTPILISVWQKYDVMAPAHYVAAMGVLGFLIGFWPLASRGWQPTGSARRA, from the coding sequence ATGACCACTGTGACCTCGGCGTCCCCTCTGTCGGACGCTGCCCTCCATCGCCCCTTGAACCGCCGCGACTACCAGACGCTGGGCCTGTCGGCCCTGGGCGGCACGCTGGAGTTCTACGACTTCGTCGTCTTCGTTTTCTTCGCGAAGATCCTGGGCGCGCTGTTCTTCCCCGTCGACATGCCCGACTGGCTGCGCCAGCTGCAGACGCTGGGCATCTTCGCCGCCGGCTACCTGGCACGCCCCCTGGGCGGGATCATCATCGCCCACTACGGCGACAAGCTGGGCCGCAAGAAGATGTTCACGCTGTCCATCTTCCTGATGTCCGTGCCCACGCTGGTGATCGGCCTGCTGCCGACCTATGCCGTCATCGGCATCGCCGCACCGCTGCTGCTGCTGGCCATGCGCATCCTGCAGGGCGCGGCCATCGGCGGCGAGATGCCGGGCGCCTGGGTCTTCGTGGCCGAACACGTGCCGCAACGCCATTACGGCTTTGCCGTGGGCACGCTGACGGCAGGCATCACCGGCGGCATCCTCCTCGGCTCGCTGATCGCGGTGGGCCTGAACACCTGGTACACGCCGGCGGAGATCAACGACTGGGCCTGGCGCATTCCGTTCATCCTGGGCGGCGTGTTCGGCCTGGTGTCGGTGTACCTGCGCCGCTTCCTGGAAGAAACGCCGATCTTCCAGGAGATGGCCGAGCGCAAGAAGATCGCCCGCGAACTGCCGGTGAAGACCATCCTGCGCGAGCACCGTCCGTCGATCGCCCTGGTGGCGCTGATGACGTGGGTGCTGTCCACCGCCATCGTGGTGGTCATCCTCTTCACGCCGGTGTACCTGCAGACGGTGTTCCAGATCCCCGCGGCGCTGGCGCTCAAGGCCAACGTGGGCGCCACGCTCACGCTGACCATCGGTTGCGCGCTGACGGGCTGGGCCTCCGACCGGTTCGGCACCAAGGCCGTCATGCTGGTGGGCTGGGGCGGCCTGGCGATCACCTCGTACATCTTCTACATGGGCCTGCCCGGCACGCCCGAGTCGCTGGTTTGGACGTACGCGCTGGTCGGCTTCTTCGTCGGCACCATCTCCATGCTGCCCATCGTGGGGGTGCGCGCCTTCCCGCCGGAAGTGCGCTTCTCCGGCCTTTCGTTCTCGTACAACATGGCCTACGCCGTGTTCGGTGGCATGACGCCCATCCTGATCAGCGTCTGGCAGAAGTACGACGTCATGGCGCCCGCCCACTACGTGGCGGCCATGGGCGTGCTGGGCTTTCTGATCGGCTTCTGGCCCCTGGCCTCCCGCGGCTGGCAGCCGACGGGATCCGCCCGGCGCGCCTGA
- a CDS encoding Do family serine endopeptidase encodes MKRFWLLFSQTVTVLVAAYFVVATLQPDWIRGGATRSSAGISLIEAPASPVPQPAAGSFSAAARKAAPAVVSINTSKAVRHPRSNDPWFQFFFGDQGTQAQTGLGSGVIISPDGYILTNNHVVEGADEIEVTLTDSRRARASVIGTDPDTDLAILKVDLDKLPVIVLGNSDQLAVGDQVLAIGNPFGVGQTVTSGIVSALGRSQLGINTFENFIQTDAAINPGNSGGALVDVNGNLMGINTAIYSRSGGSMGIGFAIPVSTAKLVLDGIVKDGQVTRGWIGVEPNELSPELAETFGVKASEGVIITGVLQDGPAAQAGVRPGDVIVSVDDKPTQNVSALLTAVAALKPGTPASFQLRRGDAALEVSVVPGTRPRPQQQRMPQRR; translated from the coding sequence ATGAAGCGCTTCTGGCTGCTGTTCTCCCAAACCGTGACGGTGCTCGTCGCGGCCTACTTTGTGGTTGCCACCCTCCAGCCCGACTGGATCCGGGGCGGTGCGACGCGCAGCAGCGCGGGCATCTCGCTGATCGAGGCGCCCGCCAGCCCGGTGCCCCAGCCCGCGGCGGGCAGCTTCAGCGCCGCAGCGCGCAAGGCGGCGCCGGCGGTGGTCAGCATCAACACCAGCAAGGCCGTGCGCCACCCGCGCAGCAACGATCCGTGGTTCCAGTTCTTCTTCGGCGACCAGGGCACGCAGGCGCAGACCGGCCTGGGTAGCGGCGTCATCATCAGCCCCGACGGCTACATCCTCACCAACAACCACGTGGTGGAAGGCGCGGACGAGATCGAGGTGACGCTGACCGACAGCCGCCGCGCCCGCGCCAGCGTGATCGGCACCGACCCGGACACCGACCTGGCCATCCTCAAGGTCGACCTCGACAAGCTGCCGGTGATCGTCCTGGGCAATTCCGACCAGCTCGCCGTGGGCGACCAGGTGCTGGCGATCGGCAACCCGTTCGGCGTGGGCCAGACCGTCACCAGCGGCATCGTGTCCGCGCTCGGCCGCAGCCAGCTGGGCATCAACACCTTCGAGAACTTCATTCAGACCGATGCCGCCATCAACCCCGGCAACTCCGGCGGCGCGCTGGTGGACGTGAACGGCAATCTCATGGGCATCAACACCGCCATCTACTCGCGCTCGGGCGGCAGCATGGGCATCGGCTTCGCCATTCCCGTGTCCACGGCCAAGCTGGTGCTCGACGGCATTGTCAAGGACGGGCAGGTCACGCGCGGCTGGATCGGCGTGGAGCCGAACGAGCTGTCTCCCGAGCTGGCTGAGACCTTCGGCGTGAAGGCGTCCGAAGGCGTGATCATCACCGGTGTGCTGCAGGACGGCCCGGCCGCCCAAGCGGGCGTGCGGCCCGGCGACGTCATCGTGTCGGTGGACGACAAGCCGACCCAGAACGTGTCCGCCCTGCTGACGGCGGTGGCTGCCCTCAAGCCGGGCACGCCGGCCTCCTTCCAGCTGCGCCGCGGCGATGCGGCGCTGGAGGTCAGCGTGGTGCCCGGCACGCGTCCGCGTCCCCAGCAGCAGCGGATGCCGCAGCGGCGCTGA
- the tatC gene encoding twin-arginine translocase subunit TatC, which produces MSETPHPEDELAGTEQPFVQHLMELRDRLVKALIAVGIAAGLLFLYPGPGALYDLLAAPLVAHLPKGATLIATSVISPFMVPLKILLMSAFLVALPVVLYQVWAFVAPGLYSHEKKLVLPLVVSSTLLFFIGVAFCYFFVFGQVFSFIQSFAPKSITAAPDIEAYLSFVLTMFLAFGLAFEVPVVVVVLARMGIVDVAKLKSFRGYFIVIAFVIAAVVTPPDVVSQLALAIPMCLLYELGIWAAQLFIRHTKAPEDVQEPTT; this is translated from the coding sequence ATGTCAGAAACTCCCCACCCTGAAGACGAATTGGCCGGTACCGAGCAGCCGTTCGTGCAGCACCTCATGGAGCTCCGCGACCGTCTGGTCAAGGCGCTGATCGCTGTCGGCATCGCCGCCGGCCTGCTGTTCCTGTACCCCGGCCCGGGCGCGCTCTACGATCTGCTGGCGGCGCCGCTGGTGGCCCACCTGCCCAAGGGAGCCACGCTGATCGCCACCTCGGTGATCTCGCCCTTCATGGTGCCCCTGAAGATTCTGCTGATGTCGGCCTTCCTGGTGGCGTTGCCCGTTGTGCTCTACCAGGTATGGGCGTTCGTGGCACCGGGGCTGTACTCGCACGAGAAGAAGCTGGTGCTGCCTCTGGTGGTGTCCAGCACCTTGCTGTTCTTCATCGGCGTGGCGTTCTGCTATTTCTTCGTCTTCGGCCAGGTATTCAGCTTCATCCAGAGCTTCGCGCCCAAGAGCATCACCGCCGCGCCGGATATCGAGGCGTACCTGAGCTTCGTGCTGACGATGTTCCTTGCCTTCGGACTGGCCTTCGAGGTGCCCGTCGTCGTCGTCGTGCTGGCGCGCATGGGCATCGTGGACGTGGCCAAGCTCAAGAGCTTCCGCGGCTACTTCATCGTGATCGCCTTCGTGATCGCCGCCGTGGTCACGCCGCCGGACGTGGTATCGCAGCTGGCCCTGGCCATCCCCATGTGCCTGCTGTACGAGCTGGGCATCTGGGCCGCCCAGCTGTTCATCCGCCACACGAAGGCGCCGGAAGACGTGCAGGAACCGACCACCTGA
- the tatB gene encoding Sec-independent protein translocase protein TatB, with protein sequence MIDIGLSKMALIGAVALIVIGPEKLPRVARTVGTLLGKAQRYVTDVKAEVNRSMELDELRKMKDSVEGAARDVEQSMHTAASDFQKDWDTSIGHSSTHSSVGAGESTVVPAYRHPGKNWRLKRGATPQWYKARSGVRTKAQSGAARVARFRPQKFH encoded by the coding sequence ATGATTGATATTGGCCTGTCCAAGATGGCGCTGATCGGCGCGGTGGCGCTGATCGTCATCGGGCCCGAGAAGCTGCCCCGCGTGGCCCGTACCGTCGGGACCCTGCTGGGCAAGGCGCAGCGCTACGTGACCGACGTGAAGGCCGAGGTCAACCGCTCGATGGAGCTGGACGAGTTGCGCAAGATGAAGGACTCCGTCGAGGGCGCGGCCCGCGACGTCGAGCAGTCCATGCACACGGCGGCGTCCGATTTCCAGAAGGATTGGGACACGTCCATCGGCCACTCCTCCACGCATTCTTCGGTGGGCGCTGGAGAGAGCACGGTCGTGCCGGCCTACCGGCATCCGGGCAAGAACTGGCGGCTCAAGCGGGGAGCCACCCCACAGTGGTACAAAGCCCGCTCGGGCGTGCGCACCAAGGCGCAGTCGGGCGCCGCACGCGTGGCCCGTTTCCGGCCGCAGAAATTCCATTGA
- the tatA gene encoding Sec-independent protein translocase subunit TatA, producing the protein MGSFSIWHWLIVLLIVVMVFGTKKLKNMGSDLGGAVKGFKDGMKDGSAADTTATPTPPAGQVANQAAADKTTIDVEAKQKS; encoded by the coding sequence ATGGGTTCGTTTTCCATTTGGCACTGGCTGATCGTTCTGCTGATCGTCGTGATGGTGTTCGGCACCAAGAAGCTCAAGAACATGGGCTCCGACCTGGGCGGTGCCGTCAAGGGCTTCAAGGACGGCATGAAGGACGGCTCGGCCGCCGATACGACGGCCACGCCCACGCCTCCCGCAGGGCAGGTGGCCAACCAGGCGGCTGCCGACAAGACCACCATCGACGTCGAAGCCAAGCAAAAGAGCTGA